CCAGCACCGCTACCGCATTGGCGCGAACTACAAGGACCTGCCGGTCAACCGCCCGATCGTGGACGTCAACACCTACGCCGAGCGCGGCTCCATGGCGTACTTCTTCTCCAACGAGGGCGAGCCGAACTACTCGCCGAACCGCACCGACAAGGGCGCGGGCTACCTGGACAACGGCGAGGACTCCTCCTCCAACCACACCGACTACGGCCAGGCGGAGAACCTGTACGTCAACCCGGACCCGCACGGCACCGACCTGGTGCGCGCGGCGTACGTCAAGCACGCCGAGGACGACGACTTCACCCAGGCGGGCACCCTGTACCGCGACGTGTTCGATGACGCCGCCAAGGAGCGCTTCATCAACAACGTCACCAACAAGATGCTGCCCATCGAGGACAAGGACGTCGAGGAGCGCACCTTCGCCTACTGGGGCAACGTGGACAAGGACCTCGAGCAGAAGCTGCGCGCCGAGCTGTCGCGCAAGCGCGAGGCCGCTGACACCGACGACAAGGAAGACCAGTCCACCGTCTTCTAAGCTCGCGTGAGTAAGGGCCCGCACCGTTTGTCCGGTGCGGGCCCTTTTCGCTTGTCGACGTCCGGGCTGTACCCTTAGGCCTTTTCCGTGGCGCCGTCCTCCGCGGCGGCCGCCCGGTCCGAGAATGTGACGCCGTAGATGGAGCGGCCCAGGACGAAGGTGACTCCGGAGGCGACGATCCACACGGCCGCGATAGCGACGACGGCGCGGAGGAAGTCGTTGAGGTCGAAGCCTGCGGTTGACCACGAGCGGATGAGCTTGGCCAGGACAATCAGCGGGAAGGCCACGCAGACCAGCGGGCCGAGCAGGTTCGCGCGCGTCAGCGCGTCAGGCGCGCGCAGCTGCAAAACGGTGGTGGCCACCGTGTAGACGGTGGCGAGAATGACCAGCGTCGCGGTGATGATTTCCCAGATAGTCATTAGCGCCGCCCCCTCGCGATGATGCGCCCCATCGCCAGCGTCGGGATAGCCCCGCACACCAGGGCGGCGAGGATGGCCACCTCGTAACCGATCATGGTGCTGTTGAACAGGGTCCACATCAGGTATGCGGCCACCATGGCGTAGAAAATGAGGTCCGCCATGACAGCCCGGGAC
This is a stretch of genomic DNA from Corynebacterium auris. It encodes these proteins:
- a CDS encoding Na+/H+ antiporter subunit G, which produces MTIWEIITATLVILATVYTVATTVLQLRAPDALTRANLLGPLVCVAFPLIVLAKLIRSWSTAGFDLNDFLRAVVAIAAVWIVASGVTFVLGRSIYGVTFSDRAAAAEDGATEKA
- a CDS encoding cation:proton antiporter — encoded protein: MFETIITACIVVMAACILVGLGALIATKDELSRAVMADLIFYAMVAAYLMWTLFNSTMIGYEVAILAALVCGAIPTLAMGRIIARGRR